TTTCAGTGGGACCTGTACACACTTTTCAAGGTGACTGTGCCTTAGGGAAATAGAAACACTAAGACCTCCTGGGAGTTATTAACTGTGAAGTATAAACTATGAAATACACAAGTATATGAAATATACATAAGCATATGAATTATAAGGTATATGAAGTATAAAAGCTCTGAATTGGTGCTAATCTCTAGACTgaggggtggagagagagacaaaaagacaATAACAGAATATATAGTGACAGACTAATGAGATATGGTGGAGAAAAAATCTAATGTAGATATGATTgccccttgaacaacatgggtttaaaCTGCTTGAaccacttatatgcagattttttttcaataaatatacaaaaatatttatgtagaATATTGTGTGCAAAATTTATGTTGAAATGGATAGCCTATTCTTACATAGGCATAAGATGAGTGATATAAAAGTAATAATGTGTTAATTTTCTTGCTGTTTTATAACTTTGCTTTAAAGAAGCAAATAGTTGGAGAATTAACATAAGCCatcttcttaaagagatggtaataccagattGCCtttcttgcctcctgagaaatctgtatgcaggttaagaagcgacagttagaaccggacatggaacaacggactggttccaaattgggaaaggagtacgtcaagactgtatattgtcaccctgcttatctaacttatatgcagagtttatCATGAGAAATCcctgactggatgaagcataagctggaatcaagattgccggcagaaatgtcaataaactcagatacacagatgacaccacccttatggcagaaagcaaaggggaactaatgatgaaagtgaaagaggagagtgaaaaagctggcttaaaacaacattcaaaaaatgaagatcatggcatcctgtgaaagaggagagtgaaagaggagagtgaaaaagctggcttaaaacaacattcaaaaaatgaagatcatggcatcctgtcccatcacttcatggcagacaaatggagaaaaaatgggaagagtgacagacttcattttcttgggctacaaaaccactgcagatggtgactgcagccatgaaattaaaagaagcttactccttggaaggaaagctatgaccaacctagacagcatattaaaaagcagagacattactttgctgacaaaggtctatctagtgaaagctatgatttttccaatagccatgtatggatgtgacagttggaccataaagaaagctgagcaccgaagaattgatgcttttgaactatggtgttagagaagactcttgagaatccctgggactgCAGTgatgtcaaaccagtcaatcctcaagaaaatcagtccttgaatactcattgtaaggacagatgctgaagctgaaactccaacactttggccacctggtgagaagaactgactcactggaaaagaccctgatgttgggaaggattgaaggcttAAAGATTGAAAGAtgggaagaaggggatgacagaggatgagatggttggatggcatcaccgactcgatggacatgagtttgagcaagctctggtagttggtgatggacagggaaacctggcgtactgcagtccgtggggtcacaaagagtcaaagatgactgagcaactgaactgaactgatctgtgcATCAGCCTATCATCATCACAGGTAAGTGTCTTTCTTTAATGTAATAATGTTTCAATGTCATATTATGAATATCACTGTAAACTATATGCCATAGAAATTTTATAATGGTTCATTCATCAGTGTATAGGCTAGCTTACCATAAAGCAATGGTATTGATTACACTATGTTACCATAAAGCAATCACATTGCTGCTGCTTTGTTATCAATGCCTGAATCCTTATATCTGTAAAtaaatgactttcttttttgCATGATTTTTTCCTTTTCGAAGTCTAGTGTTAGTAATATACACAATAGCTACAGTATTTTGTATCATATAAAACAATATTGATGTAGGCATTGACAGACTATGTAAACAAACAATGTAAACTTACGGTATTGACAAAACAGCACAGTAcatgtattttctcttccttatgattTTCTCAATAACATTTTCTTTAGCTTACGATATTGTAAGAGTAAAATATATAACACAAAATAATGTGTTAGTCGACTGTTTATATTATCAGTAAGACTTCCATTCAATGGTAGGCTATTAGCAATTAAATTTTTCATGGATGTTCAACTATGTGGGGAGTCAGCACCACTAGACCCtgcattgttcaaaggtcaaaCGTATAATCAAAGTCTcagaagaagaggagagagaaaatggggATGAAATACTATGAAGACATAGTGGAAGATTGACTTGTGGCCTGGTAACTTAAGGAGCACCATTGACCTGATCCCTGGTGAAAGTGATAAAAATGATACTTTAAAATCAGCCATTAAAGACATTTGGAAatggtccacacacacacaaaaatgtgttCAAGAAAATCTACAAAAATTCACTAAGAAAGCTAAAAGCTTCTAATATTTGAACCAATGTTGCTTCTTCCCCACTTTTCAAGTTCACTGAGGTAGATACTCCATTTTAGACTGCTGTAGCTAAAACACAGGGTTCCCTGTGGCCTATTTCCCAGCTGTGTGAGACACTGTCAGGTAAtaaatgtgttgttttaagcttcaaaatttaaagtaattttttacaTAATaatagagaactaaaatggatatTGGCATTGAAAATGCCAAATACCTAAAAATGTTAAATGGCTTGGGAACTGGGTAATGAACGGAGATTAGGAGAATTTGGAGTAATATTGCTTTGAACTatctgtaaataaaaatatacacttCACAGACCCTGCTAGCCAGTCCCAGAAGGATGCGAGAAGCATGTCATTAGAAATTGGAGGAGTGAGATCCTCATATGCAATAGCAGAATGTTTCATGAAATTATCTCCCACAGTTCAGGGGAAAGCAGAACATGTAAGTGATAAACGTGGACATTTAGCTGAGGAGATTTCCAAAGCGCTGAGGTATGACCGGGTTTCTTACTATTTATATCAAAATGTGGCAAGAGAGAGACAAATTGAGGGAGTATTtgataaacaaaaaaagaaataggacTTGATGATTTGGGAAATTCCCATTCTATTCAAATGGCAAAATACACTAAAATTAAGAGATGCCTTCTGAACGAATGACATAGAGAAAAAGCTGAGGGTTTGGTAGTATAATATTTTGCTGAAActtccaaaagttaaaaaaaaaaagtcagagtaCTCAGCCCCACAAAGCTCACTTTTTCAACAAAAGTTGACAACGTCTAAGATGCTTAAGGGGTCTAGATGTCAGAGACAAAGAAGCGAATGATGTAAAGTATGAGAAGGATTTAACGTGTCACCACTGGCTTGGTGTTGGGGGGCACCATGTGGTAAGGAGCATGTACATCCTTCAGGAGCTGAGTGCATGCATACTCAGCCACCTCAGCAggagccaaagatagagaaaaatGATCTCAGAAATAATTGTGGGTGTAGATTTTGCTCAATGGAGTAAGACCCAGTGCAATTTGTTCAAGACGAACAAGGTTCTGAAGGAAATTATATCAACAGAAATACTGTCAGCTtggaatgaaagaaatagaagagtaCAAAGTGAAAGGAGGATATCAGACTCCCAAAACTCTTCTGGTGGGAAGTAATCTGATACAATTATTTAACCGGGATCACATGCTACCtttaatgaaaaaggaagaatgaTTCAGAGATCAGAACCAGAAACTCTAAATACAGAGCTAAGAGTCCAGAGTTCAGAGTCATGAACACACAGGGTGACGCTAAGAGCCACAGAGGATTATTCTCAGGTCTTGAAATCTAACAGTTGAAGTCCAGGTCTTTGGGACTGGTGACTCTTTCTTATCTTCCATTTTCCCCACTTTGGTCTATAACTGTTATCCTGTGCCTCTCCCATCATGAGATGCTGGGAATTTTGTGGGCAGGAAATTTGTGTCTTTAGTATCATAGGTCCACAGAAGAGagaaatattttcaggaactgcACTTAATGAATTATGCCCAAGATTCTCATCCACACCTGGTTTAGATAATTTGGATGATGAGATTTTTTTACTTTTGAGCTGACACTGTCATAGGATGAGAGTCTTGGGAACCTTAGGAGAATGTGTTTTGTATTTGGGAAGGACATTAATCTTTGGGGACCAGAAGGCAgactgtggtaggcagaattttATGATGGCCTACCAAATTACCAGCCAATAGTGTatacatcagagaaggcaatggcaccccactccagtactcttgcctggaaaatcccatggatggaggagcctggtgggctgcagtccatggggttgctaagagttggacacgactgagcgacttccctttcacttttcactttcatgcactggagaaggaaatggcaacccactccagtgttcttgcctggagaatcccagggacgggggagcctggtgggctgccgtctgtggggtcgcacagagtcagacacgactgaagcgacttaaatGCAGTGTATACATACCTTCTTCCAGTTATTCAAACACTAATCCATATATTTCTGTAAAATCATCTTGTAGATGTCAGTTGACCTTAATATAGGAAGATTATCTGAGTGAGCCTTACCTAATCATTTCATCTCTCTAAATAAGCGGTCTAAAGTCAGAGATTAGAAGCATGAGAGAGAGTCAATGTGCTATTGCTTGCTTGAAAATGCATAAGCctcatggtaaagaatgcagGTAGCCTCTACAAACTGAAAACAACCTAGCTGActgccagcaaaaaaaaaaatatatgaccaCAATTCTACAGTTGCAAGGAACTGATTTCTGCaaagaactgaaatgaacttgGAAGTAGATTTCCCCACCTAGAGTTTCTAGATGAGAATTTGGTTTGTCTGACATCTTGATGTTAACCTTttgagaccctgagcagaaaaTACAACCATGGTGTGCCATACTTCTGACCTACAGATGTGTGAGCTAATAAATGAGTGTTTTGTTAGGCTGCTAAGTGTGTGGTAATTTGTTGTGCAATAGTAAATAATTATATCTTGAGACATAAATATTTGTACCATTTGTGCCCTTTATGAGTGGCCATATACAAACCTGTTCCTCAGACTTCCTCATCATTAATTTTCCAATGTAATTCTCTGCAAGTCCCTGACCAATATTTTAATCATTGCACATGAGCCAAAGTAGATCCATATCCAGAGCCATGATATGTTCATAACAAAAATTCTGCCCACCGGTATCATTTCTCTTTCCCACTCTTTTCTGAGTCATTCCTGAGTGTAGCGATAGTGCACCACACATCCATTTGTCCAACATACAAAAGATACACCCATGAACTGGACCActattttatctctctttttctaaCTGGTTTTGAGGAACACCCCATGAGGCCATGTATGTTATTTGAGAGACAGACAATGACATGGCGGGAGTAGGTCTGTAATTTGCTTGTCCTTTCTTGATTTACTCAGGCTCAGTCTTCTAAATCCATATGCGATTAATGGTTGAAAGCTGGTGCTCAGACCAAATTTTATTATTCAAAAGAGTAGACAGACATAAATTCATAATGGATGTCTCATTTgtgcagaaaattaaaaactcatgATCAGATGTTAAGTCTTTAGGACTAGTAGTAACTTAGTTTCTCAAATGGAGAGTAGTTGCCAAGAGAAGAaggcatttttttccctaaaagtgtGCATTCTAATTCTACTACTGGGGCTTTCTAAGGCTTCGTAGATTCTGTTTAGCATGAATTCAATACAATTGGGTCTGCAGAGCCATGAAGCTGAAGTGTCAGAGAAACTTGCACTGCAACCTGGATCTACTGTAGATCTTTTTCTTGCTCTGGGTACCATTCAAAACTggaaatcagggcttccctggtggtccagtggttaagaaattgTTTTggaatgcaagggacaccagttcaatccctggtccaaaaagatccctcatgccgtggagcaaataagcccctgtgccacagcaAGTGAGCCAGCGCTTTAGAGCcagtgagctgcaactactgaagcccacgggcCTTCAACAGGAgacgccactgcaatgagaagctggtgcactgcaacaaagagcaaGATACCCTGCTCACCACAAGAGAAAGCCCGTGAGCAGCAACGAAGGCCCACGACATccgcaaaataaaaataaagtaaatgttaaaaaaaaaaaaaaaaacaaccctggaaATCATAGGGAGTTCAAGCACAAAACAACTACATTGTCTCTAAAACCTGAAGCCTTGGTTCCCCCAGGCTAAATGGAGAAAGCTCATCTGTTGGTAATCCAGCTGCTGTCCTTCCAGGGCAGCCCCTCACCCCTGGCCTCCCACTCTGGCAGGGATGTTTCTATTCTTCTATGAGGCTATGCTCCTGTGCATACACAGAGCCCTTCACTGGGCCCCTTGACAGCACAGATTCCACAGCTGTTTAGTTTCACTTTGTAGTTTAGTTTCACTGTCTTCCTGGGCTTAAGAAATTCCATTTTCTTCATCCCAGGAGCTCTCCTTGGTGCTTCTGaatgtatatttcttttattgATGACAGCTCTAGCTGTGAATTGCAGTAGGGTCCTATCCAACCTATGAAGCTCACGGCACCCAGATCCTTTTGGAATTGTAAGTAAACCCTGTTTGACAACTGAAGTTATTTTCCCAAGGTTTTTCTAAACTTGGAGAAAAATTTGAATTCCTGAATTAGTCATTATTATTTACACTTTTAGTACCTACTATTTGTTAGGTACTGTGCTAGGCACTAGGAATACAAGTACAAAATGGACTAGATACACTTTGCAATACAAAGAATCCAATGCCAAatttcttaagtttttaaaaaccacaacCCACAGTCAGAACCCACATAtttctgacatatatatatatatctacacataTATCACAACTCAtggcatacacacatacacacatatataacagaaacttaaatttcacaaaacaatatTCACTCTAAATGTATgcaatttgattattttatatttgactcTATCCAACTTTCTATCTTATTTCATTAAACATTACAAGTCTTGACCCAgtgaattattaataatttcaagACTTACTCGTGCACGGGGGGAGGGATAGCTGCAGCTTGACAAATACAAGTCTGTTTAATAATCTATTATCTGTATCTCATATGGGGCATATAATTATCCTTTCAGGAACATCTTTCATAGAACAGTGGGAGTGGGGAGCCTGAAGAGTCTCCCTCTATGCCAGTGTTTTGAAACGCCAATGTGCATGGAAATCATCTGGTGAacttgttaaaatgaaaattccaACTCAGTAGGTCTGAGTCGGGCCTGGGATTCTGTATTTCTCCTTAGCTCACAGGTCATGCTGATGCAGCTGGTCCATGCACCACATGTTCACTAATAAGGGTCTGAAAATCAAATATATTGATGGGTCTGATGAACTGCTAATACAGGGCCTGATAAGAGTTTTCTGAGAGAGAATTCAACTAAGAAAGGGAGACCACAGATGAAATATTAATCTGTAAAGAATAGCACAGCCTCTGCTATATAGATATTTCCCCTTGTTCTAACCTGCAACATCTGAACTTGGTAAGAAGGATATTCATGCATGCAAAAACTCACAAATCTACAAAATACACATAAGTGATCATTTTGCttgaaaagagtctgaaagaTATTAGAGTCTCAAGTAGCAATGGGGGGATACTCACAGGTAACAGGGTCACTGTAATTCTCAAGTGAAGAGAGGGCTTTACCAGCATTTGTATAGAGGTCAAGGGTAGGTGGGCATTGACTCCAGAGAACTGATAGAGCTCTGGCACCTTTTGCCCTCCAGCTCATTTTGCCTTCCAGCTCATTATACAGTATCAGTAATGAGTCAGGACCCAGAAGAAGGGGCACAGTGCTCAGCAGACATGCCACTATCCAAGACAGAGAGGCATCTATCTCTCAGCTTCTTGAACTTGTTCTTGGGCACAAGTGAGACCTCCCTCAGCTCTCCTCTGAGTGTCTGATTCCATCCACATACCTACTACTGCCTGAGAGTCCTATGGGAGCCATTCTTCCACCAGGTATTTGGTGGGAGTAGGGTCACAACACATCTCATACATTCAGAATCTCATTTGATCCACTTGGCAGGCCCATGAGTCAAATATTACCCCCAGTTGACAGATTACAACACTGACTCTTACAGCAGTGTGTCCTTataacggggcttccctggtggctcagtggtaaagaatctgcctgtcaatgcctgcaatgcaggagatgtgggttcgatccttgggtcaggaagatcatgtggagaaggaaatggcaacacagtccagtattcttgtctgggaaatcccatggtcagaggagcctggcaggctactgccaagttgattcctctagctctgAGTACCATAGTTAAtatgagttttatttattatgaGTTTTAGTTTATTATTCCTAACAACAGGAATATTAAGTGTCTTCATTGCACTTGTAAACTCACTGAACAGTCCAATCACTTATCACGTATTGTTTTGTggtcttagttgttttttttaatgactaacaCAATCCATATCATTTAGAAAAAAGCATACATGAGagggcaaagaaagaaaaagaatcacacATGTTAGGATCCATAGGATGGTAGAGGATTCAGGAGAAGGGCTGGCAGTGCCCACTGACATGGTTACAACTAGGGGGAGACATAGGGATGGCCATACCTGTGGAAGAATGTCATGGAGGTGATTTGAGTCATTTTCGAGTAGAGGCAAGACCTCTTTTCTGGCTACCATGCAAGAAAAAAACACCACCTAGTTTTTAGTTTTCATGGTTTGTGCACAAATGCATTATGCTAacatttatacttttacaaaaatgGTTTGATAGTATATATTCAAAACAGAATATATAGTATCTgaaacagttttgaaaagtttttctttattGCTCTTTTACAGTATATACGGTATGTATGGTATATCATGAACATCTCCTCCACACACATGGGTGAAAACCCCCTACTGAAACACGGAGAGCTCTGTAGTTGGATCAAAAGACTGCTGGTAACGACAGTGACACCTAAAGCAAAGTATCAGCTTGAGGATAAAGCACATAGCTTGGCAAGTGCCTGCCAGGGAAAGCAGGGTCAGCGATATTCTCATCAAAGAAATCAGAATCAAATGCCAAGGCATTCAAGATATGGGATATCATGTAAGCCCCCTTTGGCCCTCCCTCCGCCCCTCATTCCCCTGACACCCCAATGCCCCTTGGGGTGAATGGATCCTGTACATTTCTTTGTATTCAGTGAAAACCAcccattttctgtcttttccttagCTCTTCCTGAGCCCTGGATAGACCTCTACATTCTCTCAGCAGCCCCTCACCTCCCAGATGCCTTTCCTGTAAGTTGTCCTGATAGTCCCTGGGGCAATCCTCCATTGTcctgtccatttttctttttgctttccagGGCACACAATCTTCAGCAGGGTGCTTTTCCACAGTGTGTGGCTGGCTCTCTGAATTCGCCTGGGATTCCAGCTTGATTTCCCTGAGTGGGTTTCCCTCAGCTTCGGACTTGCCCTGCTTTTCTTGCTTCCCCTCATCTGCTGGTTGTCCCTCATGTGTGGGTTGTCTCTCATCGTCTGGCCGTCCCTCATTCTGGAGCTCTCTCTCCTGTTCTGACTTCCCCTCCACTTCcagcttttctttctcatctgactttccttcattttcagactctACTTCATCTTCTGGCTTTCCctctttccagttcagttcagttcagttgctcagtcatgtccgattctttgcgaccccatgaactgcagcacgccaggcctccctgtccatcaccaactcccggagtccacccaaacccatgtccattgagtcggtgatgccatccaaccatctcatcctctgtcgcctccttctcctcctgccctcaatctttccaactttccttcattttcatttcagagtTTTCCCTGTTGAGATATCCCCTCCATTTCCTGtcctgggggatgggggtggggtgggggtgggtgagaaGAGACAAAGAGGAGACAAGGGAAACTGAGGGCTTGGGTGGAAGGCAGGTCTGGACAGCACTCACCCACATCAGGGGTCCTCTTACTTGGCCCGGCCTAGTGTGCCTTCTGCCTACCCTTCACTGCACCATTCCTCCTGCACTGAGAGCCAACCGTTCCCTGGCAGGCCCTGCCACCCTGTACCATCCTTTAGTGTGGCAGGGAGGGCGTATAGTCTATGTGGTGGGGGGATGGGCAGTGGGGCCCTCAAATGCTGCCCAAGCTGTGCCCGCCAGCTCCCAGCGCCGTGCCTGTCCAGTGCCCTCCTCCTTCACTGACCTCCAGGGATTCTGGCCAGGTTCCTCCTCCTTTTCTATCCGGGTCTGCTGCAAACAGACCTGCAGACGTGCAGACAGACAGGAGGCAGACCGGGCCCTCCTCATCCAACGGTTCCCCCACCCCCGACCTCTCCTGACCCCAGTTTTTTCGTCAGGCCTCAGGCACCAGACCAGGATGCTTTACAAGCTGCTTGAGTCTCTGGGACCCATCCTCTTAAGGCAACccgcaccaccaccccccccaacccacccctgGCCCTTTACGCAGAGGTCAATATTTCCTCCTAGGCTCAGAGAAGGGGGCTATTCTCAGAAATTTGTCTACGTTTCAAAGTCACCCTGCTCCCCCCACCTCTGGCCCCATTTCAGGCTCGAAAATGGGTGAGGGCACAGAGGAGGGGCGTGGAGGAGGAGGCGGGGCCGCTTGCCgggtgccccctccccacctgcccacGCCGCGCGCCCGGTGCCACTCCCCATCCATCTGGCGGCTCTCCTCTCTGCGCCCCTCCCCGCTGCTCCCGGATCCTAACCCCACCCACTGCCACCCACGCCCGGGGCGCCAGCAGCGCCCACCTCCACACTGACCTGCAGGGCCCGGGTCAGGTCTGCCCCTCGTCGGGCTCGCCCAAGCCCGCTCGGCCCTCGCCCGCCACCTGGGCAGCTCTGCGAGCCGGTTCCGCGCGGCTTGTGCGAGCCAAGCGGACTGCGCGAGACCTGACTGCAGGGCGCCGGGCTGGTCACGTGAGCGCCGCACCACCGAGCTCTCTCTCTGCCCCGCGCCCTCCTCTTCACCCCCTTCTCATAGGGACCCGACCGCGGCGGAGAGGTGgagtggggctggagaagggggACCTACAAACAGCAGGCGGGAGGCTTCCTGATTGCAGGTGCTTCACCTGGAGCATCTCGGGTCCTCGCTCAgcatccctctgctgctgctgctgctgctgctgctgctgctgctgctgctgctgctgctgctgctgctgctgctaagtcgcttcagtcgtgtccgactctgtgcgaccccagagacgggggcccactgtctctgggattctgcaggcaagaacactggagtgggttgccatttccttctccaatgcatgaaagtgaaaagcgaaagtgaagtcgctcagtcgtgcccgactcttagcgaccccatggactgcagcccaccaggctcctccgtccatgggattttccaggcaagagtactggagtggggtgccactgactTCTCCCAGCATTCCTCTGAGATGCCCATTATCCCCAGTTGCGGCAGCAGATCTCAGGGAGGGTACCGGACTTTGCCAAGAGCGCACCACACAGCCCAACAGCCCGGTTTCAAGACCAGCTCCACCTGACTGCAGAGCCCTGGGGCTGGTGCTCCCTGGGAAGCTGCGCTGCCACGTTGAGTAGCTCTGTCCTGAGCCTCTGCTCTTCTCAGTTTACGTGTTCTCTCTCCTTGGCTGATCTCTGTCCATTTTCTTGTAAACACAGGTGATCCCCAATAACCTACGTGTCCAGGCTATTTCCTCCCTCGAATGTCAGACCTTCTTTGCCAGCTGTCTATTGAACACCACTGCCTGAATGTCCCCGAGGGTCCTCAAAATCCATACACTCCAAACTGAGCTCACAAACTTTCTTCTCGCCTTCTCTGTTCACTTCTCTCCATACTGAAAACTTGGACTCCAAAATTTGACCCATTCGCATCTAGAgagaatgaaaagttaaaaaaagaaaaaaaaaaaaaggaagcattaaaatgtttatgatttgatgttgggagccagcgtgaggaactccgcccatggcaaaggtcatgaggaagaaagcttggcatacgcaaaggcgtgatcaagcctcaggaaaccccctatTCCCgggcatctacccccaaaaccagagtactttatggggagctctcccccataaccatttctctcagagaaggagttaacttgcagctccagttaataaaaattcctgggtgtgacaagagtgtttcagcttacgaactctgaaggttctctggcctgcctgatcaggctcatccggccgcatgtgattgtttacagcttcCCAACTAtgagaggcacgggatgttttaaaactttctaaatacagactcttttgagaagttagaagatcattagtatagtattagtaggttgattaggaattatattggtgaagggttttttcttcatttgtcgtgccaataattactgctaattccctgccctgggtgtgacaagggtgtctcaggtcaaacctctctgctgacagacta
The nucleotide sequence above comes from Capricornis sumatraensis isolate serow.1 chromosome X, serow.2, whole genome shotgun sequence. Encoded proteins:
- the TCEAL6 gene encoding LOW QUALITY PROTEIN: transcription elongation factor A protein-like 6 (The sequence of the model RefSeq protein was modified relative to this genomic sequence to represent the inferred CDS: substituted 1 base at 1 genomic stop codon), with protein sequence MVQGGRACQGTVGSQCRRNGAVKEGKPEDEVESENEGKSDEKEKLEVEGKSEQERELQNEGRPDDERQPTHEGQPADEGKQEKQGKSEAEGNPLREIKLESQANSESQPHTVEKHPAEDCVPWKAKRKMDRTMEDCPRDYQDNLQERHLGGEGLLRECRGLSRAQEELRKRQKMGGFHXIQRNVQDPFTPRGIGVSGE